CTACCCCCCTTTGCAACGCCTGAACGGCTGGAGTTAGCTGAGCGGCTCCGCACCGACTGGCTGCCTGGCGAAATGCGGGGCATCAGTTTTTTCGGCAGCGGTTCTGAGGCGAACGAGGCCGCCATGCGGCTGGCTCGCCAATATCAACTCGCCATGGGCCGGAAAAATCGCTGGAAGATCATCGGTCGCGACGTTTCTTACAACGGTACAACGCTCGCTACGCTCGCGGTTGGAGGGCATGACGCCAGGCGCAAGGGTTTCGGTCCGATGATGCGAGAGATGCCCCACGCGCCGGCTTGCTACTGCTTGCGGTGTCCACTGGGCAAAGCCTACCCCTCCTGCGAGGTGGCATGCGCCACTGCACTGGAAGCGATCATTGAGCGCGAGGGTGCGGATACCATCGCCGCCTTTCACGCTGAACCTATCACCGGAACAAGCGGCGGCGGACTGGTGCCTCCCGACGAATACCTGCCCACAATCGCCCGGATTTGCCGCGAGCACGACATCCTTCTGATCGCCGACGAAGTGCTGACGGGGTTTGGCCGCACCGGCAAACGTATGGCTGTTGACCACTGGAGCATCGAGCCTGACATCATTGTGCTTGGCAAGGGCATGAGTGGCGGCTACGCCGCAATGTCGGCGGTTGCAACGCAAGGGCATATTCCTGAGGCCATGCAGGCGGCCGGTATTGCGCCCATGTTCCATACCTATGGCGGGCACCCGAGCCAGTGTGCGGCCGCCAACAAAACGCTCGAAATCATGAAAACCGAAGGGCTTGTCGAACGTGTGGCGCAGCTTGGTCCTACGCTTGATTCAAAGCTCGAGGTATTGCAACAGAACCCGTTTGTAGCTGACGTACGGGGTCGCGGATTTCTCTACGGAATTGAGGTCGTGAAAGACAAAGAAACGCTCGAGATGTTTCCCATGCATGCCGGCGTGACATTCAAGATCATGGAGGCAACCGTCAAACGAGGCGTGTTTACCTATTTCGGAGGAACCGGCACGGTGCGAGATGTGGTGTGTATCGCCCCTCCGTTTATCCTCGAGGAAAGTGATATGGACACCATTGTCACCGCCCTTAACGAAGCCATTACGGAAGCCTGTACGAGTTGAGTGCGCCGGGCTTAGCAAGATCGATTGGCCTGCCTTCGGCAACCTTTATCGTCATCGGATACGTTGTCGGCGCAACAATTTTCATTCTTCCGGGCAGTCTGGCGCCGGATGTCGGGCCCGCCGTCTTTATTGCTTATCTCCTCGCTGCACTGCCGGCCATCATCGCCGGCTTCGTCATGGCGCAGCTAGGATCTGCTTTACCCGTATGCGGTTCAATCTTTGTGCTGCTTCGTGAGGCGCTATCGCCACACGCCGGGTTCGTTTACCAGTGGATCATGTTGTCCATGGGTGCGGTCGTGATTCCGCTGATTGCCTATGGATTCGCCGATTTTCTCGACGTGTTCGTTCCCGGCTTAGATGCGAGAACTGTCGCGGCCGCGCTGGTCCTGCTGTTCATTGCGTTGAACTGGATGGGCTTAAAGGTTGCCGCAACCGCTCAGAACATCATGGTCGTTAGTTTTCTGGCCGCCCTGGCGGTCTTCGGCGTAGGTGGAATCATCGCGGGAGACCCTGGCAACCTTCAGCCTTTATTTCCCAAAGGATACTCCGCGCTTACGATTGCGGCAGTGACCGCCTACTTTTCTTATGCCGGTGTTTTTGTCATTGCAGAAATCGCCGGGGAAGTGAGAGACCCAGGCCGCAACTTGCCTCGAGCGATTCTGTTGGCGTTTATCGTCATCATCTTTTTGTACGCCGTCGTTCCGCTGGCTCTCACGATGCTGATTGACTGGCGAGAGATTCGCGGTGATCCGGTGGCGGTCGTCACCGCTTCAACGCTGTTTTTGCCGAAACCTCTGGTAATGGCAGTCGGCTTAGCAGCCCTGTTTGCGGCAGCAACTACGATCAACAGCGTGCTGATGGGCCTAAGCCGTGATCTTTTCCAAGGGGCGAATTATGGGCTTTTTTCCGCCAGGTTCGCCTCGGTCAATAAGAGGACTGGCACACCTGCCAACGCGGTTGTATTGGTTGGATTGCTGTCTTTGATCGGAGTAGCGATCGGTGGGGCCATCACGAGTTATGCACAGCTTGCGCTCATTGGACTCATGGTCATACAAATCATGACGGGGATCGCCCTGATCAAACTTCCGACGGCACTACCCGACGCCTACAGGGGTTCCGCGTTCAGACTGTCCATCGGCTCGCTTAGGGTTATCGCCGCAGTTTATATCGCACTCTCTGCGTTTTTTCTGATTACGCTTGCTCGCGAGAAACCTACGTTACTGATCATTGGCCTCGCTTATTTACTCGCCGGCGCGGTCTATCAGCTTGTCCGCAGCACGCTCACTCGCGCGGACTCTCTGCCCAACAGAGACCCGCGCTGAGCGCGGAATTTTATTGGCCACGCTTGGTCGCAATAACGCCTCATGAGCCGCTCGCGGCAATAACGCCTCAGCGGCCATAAATATGTTGCATTTACATCTATCGGTACATTAGCCCGTTTTTGATCAAACCACGTGCGTTATCATTCATCCGGCGCGATACTCGTAACATCAAGATTTACCAGCCTGAAGTTACGGGCACAGGAGTTTCGTGAATGGAAGAGCGTACCGGCGCGTCAAGCAAGGGGGTGCTGCCCCCTGCCGAAGCGGCAGAGCCCGCAGCATCCCTCAACCTCGAGAAACTCGTACCGTACCGCTTGACCGTTCTGTCAAATTCGCTTGGGGCTAGCGCGATGCGCCTCTATGGCGGCGCGTTTGGACTCCGTAGCGTCACCGAGTGGCCCATTATCGCCGCTCTCGGTCATCAGGCTCCGCTGAC
This genomic window from Pseudomonadota bacterium contains:
- a CDS encoding aminotransferase class III-fold pyridoxal phosphate-dependent enzyme, with product MEIVSAEGAYLKTANGQQILDASAGAAVGNIGWGRQEVAEAAAESLSRLTYALPPFATPERLELAERLRTDWLPGEMRGISFFGSGSEANEAAMRLARQYQLAMGRKNRWKIIGRDVSYNGTTLATLAVGGHDARRKGFGPMMREMPHAPACYCLRCPLGKAYPSCEVACATALEAIIEREGADTIAAFHAEPITGTSGGGLVPPDEYLPTIARICREHDILLIADEVLTGFGRTGKRMAVDHWSIEPDIIVLGKGMSGGYAAMSAVATQGHIPEAMQAAGIAPMFHTYGGHPSQCAAANKTLEIMKTEGLVERVAQLGPTLDSKLEVLQQNPFVADVRGRGFLYGIEVVKDKETLEMFPMHAGVTFKIMEATVKRGVFTYFGGTGTVRDVVCIAPPFILEESDMDTIVTALNEAITEACTS
- a CDS encoding APC family permease; translated protein: MSAPGLARSIGLPSATFIVIGYVVGATIFILPGSLAPDVGPAVFIAYLLAALPAIIAGFVMAQLGSALPVCGSIFVLLREALSPHAGFVYQWIMLSMGAVVIPLIAYGFADFLDVFVPGLDARTVAAALVLLFIALNWMGLKVAATAQNIMVVSFLAALAVFGVGGIIAGDPGNLQPLFPKGYSALTIAAVTAYFSYAGVFVIAEIAGEVRDPGRNLPRAILLAFIVIIFLYAVVPLALTMLIDWREIRGDPVAVVTASTLFLPKPLVMAVGLAALFAAATTINSVLMGLSRDLFQGANYGLFSARFASVNKRTGTPANAVVLVGLLSLIGVAIGGAITSYAQLALIGLMVIQIMTGIALIKLPTALPDAYRGSAFRLSIGSLRVIAAVYIALSAFFLITLAREKPTLLIIGLAYLLAGAVYQLVRSTLTRADSLPNRDPR